A segment of the Panacibacter ginsenosidivorans genome:
TTGTAGCCTACCATACCATTCCCGACAATTACTATTTTCATTTAACCTGCCATTTAAATGATGAATCGAATTATCGGCAAACAATCGTATTTATAATATTTATATGTATGTGAAAAACCTAAAAGCAATCACTATATGATATATTAAATATTATTTATGTCATAAAATTATGAAAATAGTTTTAAATTTGAGTATTAAAATAATGACTTAAATAAAATAATTATTTTTATAATATGAAAAAATCAATTTTAAGTTTAGTAGGAGCGGGTCCGGGAGATGCAGAATTGATCACATTAAAAGCAATTAATATACTAAAGCAGGCAGACGTAATATTATATGATGCCCTTGCAAACGAATCGTTGCTGGAATATGTATCACCTAAGGCAATAAAACAGTTTGTTGGCAAGCGTTATGGATGCCATGCGTTATCACAATCAGAGATCAATCATCTTATAATTGAATATGCTTTTTCGCACGGGCATGTTGTGCGGTTAAAGGGTGGAGATCCTTTTGTGTTTGGCAGGGCACAGGAAGAAATAGATGCTGCGAGAGCCGCAGGTATTGAAGTGCAAATTATTCCTGGCATATCAAGCGCAATTGCAGTTCCTGCTTCACAGATGATTCCCCTTACTTGCCGCGGTATCAACGAAAGTTTTTGGATAACAACAGGCACAACTATGTCGGGAGAAATTTCGAAAGATATTCATCTTGCCGCGCAGTCATCTGCAACAGTTATTATTCTTATGGCAATGAGCAAGCTCGAAGCTATCATGGATATTTTTGCAGCGCATGGCAAAAAAGAAACGCCTGTCGCTATTATTCAGGATGGCACAACCAACAAAGAAAAGATAGTGATCGGTAAGGTAAGAGATATTGCATTTAAAGCGCAACACGCTGGTCTTGGTAATCCTGCAATTATTATGGTAGGAGAGGTGGTTAATTTGCATCCTTCACAACTAGCGCAAAAGGTTTCAATGAATACAAATAACTATAGCAATGTATTTGTTAATAAGAAGTAGAAATATTATGAGCCCGGTTGTATTGCTTATGGCATCACCTCTTGCGTCGCACGCTTGTACGTTCTGAACAATTATCTATCAGCAGGTTACCCATCTGCTTTAAAAGTCTCCGTCAACCATACTCTTACCATAAACCTAACAGGTCTTTAAGACCTATTAGGTTTGATCACTTCATTTACTGTTTTACAATTATATTGCATTAAGTTATGTTGAATAAGTTTGAATCTTCTCTCATCTTGCTCAATAAAGTTCCAAACGTACAAGTGAGTGACACAAGGAAAGCATCATAGTAGCTATATTGCCGAAACCAAAAATATGAAAGAAAGTAAAAAACATTGTGATCTTGAAAGCTGCATGATGTGCAGGCTTTGTATAAAAGAATGGAAGCCTGCAATGGAAGCCAACCGTAAAAATTTTCACTATAAGAAAGGTGAATTACTTTTTAAAGAGGGCGAGGAATTGAAAGGTGTTTATTTTATAAATGAAGGAACGGTGAAAGTGCACAAGCAATGGGGCGATAAAGAACTAATACTGCGTTTTGCAAGAAAAGGCGCTATAGCAGGGCATCGTGGGTTGGGTGGCGATATGCTGTATTCCGTATCTGCAACAGCTTTGGAGCCGGTTAATGTTTGTTATGTAGATCTTGATTTTTTTAAATCGACGATGAAAGTGAATCATGACTTTATGTATGAGCTCATGATGTTTTTTGCAAGTGAATTAAAAGAATCAGAACGAAACATGCGCAACCTGGTACATATGCCGGTGAAAGGTCGCATAGCGCAGGCATTGTTTACCTTGAAAGAAAAGTTTGGCGTGAAAGAAGATGGATCAATAGATATTGAATTAAGTCGCCAGGATTTTGCATCATTTGTTGGAACAACTTATGAAACTGTTTTCAGGATGCTTAATGAATTGTTAGAAGATAAATTGCTGAAAGTTGATGGTAAAAATATTACAATTCTTGATAGAGAAAAACTAATGGAGCTTACTAAACATTGATCGTAATAATTAAATGAACAGAATTTTATTAAAACTGAATAGCAAATTCTGTTTGCCCGTCTTTCACTGTTTTTAAAGAAAATGTAAAACCATGATTTAATAATATTTCCTTTACAAGTGTTAGACCGATACCTTGCCCATCTTTTTTAGTGCTAAAAAAAGGGCTGAATAAATTACTTGCAACATCGACATTTATACCTGACCCTGTATCTGTTACAACGAGCTGACGGGCTTGCGCATTCAAATCGAAAATAATTTTCCCCTTATCAGTAATTGCTTCAATAGCATTTTTTACAATGTTGATCAGTGCCTGTTCCAGTTGTTGTTCATCTGCATCAATCAAAAATGAATTTGTCCTGAGTTCATATATAAACTCAACCTGTTTTTCTCCGGCTTTCATTTGCATTAATTGAGAAACACCATGTATGATCTTTATAAGATCAACTTTTTTTAAATGAGGTTCAGGCAACCTTACCACATCTGCAAAATTGCGCATGAAAATATTCAGGTTATTGTTGCGGTCAAATGCAACCTGCAAAGCGTTATGTAAATTACTTGTTTCATTCTCTTTCCAGATATTTTGAGATTGTAAAGTACTTTGGATAATAGAGTTTACTGGTCCTACGGTATTATTCACTTCATGCGCCATCATACGAATCACCTTTCCATAAGCCTTTTTTTCTGCTGCAAGAATTTCTGCCGTCAGTTCTTCTATCATTATAAAATGCCTCGGAAAACCACGGTCAATAAAATGAGATTTTTGAAGCTTATAAGTGGTAACTGCA
Coding sequences within it:
- a CDS encoding sensor histidine kinase, which encodes MKLRTKYLLFVIILHLTALVLSFFIFKDDKLIFIISEVFILLSAFISWQLYNELIQPLKMLMQGTEAIKDRDFNIKFVETGKYEMDQLINVYNQMIDQLRTERTKQEEQHFFLEKLIQTSPTGIMILDYEDRVQQINPMALQLLNIKEKEVVGKSIDAIEHPVMKQLKLLPSGKSATVTFDAVTTYKLQKSHFIDRGFPRHFIMIEELTAEILAAEKKAYGKVIRMMAHEVNNTVGPVNSIIQSTLQSQNIWKENETSNLHNALQVAFDRNNNLNIFMRNFADVVRLPEPHLKKVDLIKIIHGVSQLMQMKAGEKQVEFIYELRTNSFLIDADEQQLEQALINIVKNAIEAITDKGKIIFDLNAQARQLVVTDTGSGINVDVASNLFSPFFSTKKDGQGIGLTLVKEILLNHGFTFSLKTVKDGQTEFAIQF
- the cobA gene encoding uroporphyrinogen-III C-methyltransferase, with protein sequence MKKSILSLVGAGPGDAELITLKAINILKQADVILYDALANESLLEYVSPKAIKQFVGKRYGCHALSQSEINHLIIEYAFSHGHVVRLKGGDPFVFGRAQEEIDAARAAGIEVQIIPGISSAIAVPASQMIPLTCRGINESFWITTGTTMSGEISKDIHLAAQSSATVIILMAMSKLEAIMDIFAAHGKKETPVAIIQDGTTNKEKIVIGKVRDIAFKAQHAGLGNPAIIMVGEVVNLHPSQLAQKVSMNTNNYSNVFVNKK
- a CDS encoding Crp/Fnr family transcriptional regulator encodes the protein MKESKKHCDLESCMMCRLCIKEWKPAMEANRKNFHYKKGELLFKEGEELKGVYFINEGTVKVHKQWGDKELILRFARKGAIAGHRGLGGDMLYSVSATALEPVNVCYVDLDFFKSTMKVNHDFMYELMMFFASELKESERNMRNLVHMPVKGRIAQALFTLKEKFGVKEDGSIDIELSRQDFASFVGTTYETVFRMLNELLEDKLLKVDGKNITILDREKLMELTKH